From Parasteatoda tepidariorum isolate YZ-2023 chromosome 1, CAS_Ptep_4.0, whole genome shotgun sequence, one genomic window encodes:
- the LOC107446363 gene encoding insulinoma-associated protein 1b — protein sequence MPRGFLVKRFSKTSPPFSSPSSITASQTTCSPPHHQRVRRYSDEDRSDTSSDHELLDSSDILRHHPLFCHPGPPPLRSNIPQKSPTGGSDGDTPSPPFVDYNSDSCQDVPLALTTDKIPRSPSNGRIGNHIYQPFRNSVLYFQRFDSTYLPSTPPPLKSKLSPPHSAPASTGSSEHLTHSQPSTPKSCQPPKKRSADASLSEAKTKAAKKAKVVRKLNFDEDKSSPVSGTFIRDIDDDEVMLATSHPGAVKRGDIDPSLNVVVITEEARAELAKIENKIGDYVCQLCREHYDDAFGLAQHRCSRIVHVEYRCPECDKVFNCPANLASHRRWHKPRPLPGMKNSNAGNPPKLLSNNSAKIGNKNELKISIKSEVINKVRDGFSTDPSDTESIRDTSSPEVTSNRRLSTPGEDKDFECHLCSKKFSQYFYFRKHLLSHLTVNANGQLESDVIQSVFSKSISEKRTALARLNITPPPENEKSDKNSFVCTICGLSFHTKTEMEQHTFKHDELKGIQCKYCPSVFYSSAGLTRHINKHHPSENRQVMHIQSPVVRPLST from the exons ATGCCTCGGGGTTTTCTAGTCAAACGATTCAGTAAGACATCACCCCCATTCTCATCCCCCTCTTCCATCACCGCATCCCAAACAACCTGTTCACCTCCTCATCATCAGAGAGTGCGAAGATATTCGGACGAAGATAGGAGCGATACCAGCTCTGACCACGAGTTACTGGACTCTTCGGACATTCTTCGACACCATCCTTTGTTCTGCCATCCTGGTCCACCCCCTTTGAGAAGCAACATCCCGCAGAAATCTCCGACGGGAGGATCGGATGGAGATACTCCTTCACCCCCTTTCGTTGATTATAATTCAGACTCCTGTCAG gaTGTACCACTTGCCCTGACTACTGACAAGATTCCTCGCTCTCCATCCAATGGAAGAATTGGAAATCATATCTACCAACCTTTTCGAAACTCAGTATTGTATTTCCAGAGATTCGACAGCACATACCTGCCATCAACACCTCCACCTTTGAAGTCAAAGTTGTCGCCGCCTCATTCGGCACCAGCTTCAACAGGTAGTAGCGAACATCTTACTCATTCTCAACCCTCCACCCCCAAATCTTGTCAGCCACCAAAGAAAAGATCTGCTGACGCTTCATTATCTGAAGCCAAAACAAAAGCCGCCAAGAAAGCCAAAGTGGTTCGGAAGTTGAACTTTGACGAAGACAAAAGCTCTCCAGTTTCTGGAACATTCATTAGGGACATCGACGACGACGAAGTAATGTTGGCGACATCTCACCCTGGTGCCGTGAAAAGAGGTGACATCGATCCCAGCCTAAATGTAGTTGTCATTACAGAGGAGGCAAGAGCAGAATTggcaaaaatcgaaaataaaattggagACTATGTTTGCCAACTCTGCAGGGAACATTATGATGACGCCTTTGGGCTTGCCCAACACCGATGTTCCCGCATAGTTCACGTCGAGTATAGATGTCCGGAGTGTGACAAGGTTTTCAATTGTCCCGCCAATTTGGCATCCCATAGAAGATGGCATAAGCCACGTCCATTACCCGGCATGAAAAACTCCAATGCAGGAAACCCGCCCAAACTGCTCTCAAATAACTCTGCCAAAATAGGCAATAAAAAcgaacttaaaatatcaataaagtCAGAGGTGATCAATAAAGTCAGAGATGGTTTCAGCACGGATCCGAGCGACACGGAGAGCATCAGGGACACGTCCTCGCCGGAAGTGACGTCCAATCGGCGACTGTCAACGCCTGGAGAAGATAAGGACTTTGAGTGCCATCTTTGTAGTAAGAAATTCAGTCAATATTTCTATTTCAGGAAACATTTGCTTTCCCATCTCACGGTCAATGCAAATGGTCAGTTGGAAAGCGATGTTATTCAAAGCGTTTTTTCCAAGAGCATTTCGGAAAAGCGCACTGCTCTGGCGAGACTTAACATAACCCCGCCTCCTGAAAACGAAAAGTCCGacaaaaacagttttgtttGTACCATTTGTGGACTGAGTTTCCATACAAAGACTGAGATGGAGCAACACACTTTCAAACATGATGAACTGAAAGGCATACAATGTAAATACTGTCCCAGTGTCTTTTACAGTTCAGCTGGTCTGACCAGGCATATCAACAAGCATCACCCAAGTGAGAACAGACAAGTGATGCACATACAGTCACCAGTCGTCCGTCCCCTCTCAACGTAA